TGGGCAGGTAGTTGCCGGGCTGCAGCATTTCGCTGTCTACCTGGCCATCCACCTCAAATACCTGCTTGGGCAGGTCCACGAGGGCGTTCTGGTCGTACTCGCCGTAGCCTTGCTCGGGCGAGAGGGTGAAGCTGAAGGTGTCGCCGGCTTGTTTGCCTTGCAGCTGCTGCTCGAACTCCTCGGGCAGGCCGCTCATGCCAAACAAAAACACCATGGGGCTGTCGGCTTCGGCCTTCTCCACGAGCGTCTTTTCTTGCTCGTCGTTGGTTACGCTAAGGTCGTAGGTGATGGTGACCACCTTTTGATCAGCAATCTGCATGTGTCTGGAGGGAATAATGGAAAACAAAGGCAAGTAAATGAAATTAACGCCGCTCGGGGCCTGGGGTTGCGGCCGATACCGGTTGGCTGGCACCGCGGCCCCCCCTCGGCTGTCCTCATTTAGGAGGAATTAAGTTCGAACGACCT
The sequence above is drawn from the Hymenobacter sp. YIM 151858-1 genome and encodes:
- a CDS encoding FKBP-type peptidyl-prolyl cis-trans isomerase codes for the protein MQIADQKVVTITYDLSVTNDEQEKTLVEKAEADSPMVFLFGMSGLPEEFEQQLQGKQAGDTFSFTLSPEQGYGEYDQNALVDLPKQVFEVDGQVDSEMLQPGNYLPMSDNHGNHLQGKVVFVGNDTVQMDFNHPLAGMTMHFEGKVVAVRDASKEELDHGHVHGEGGHHH